One Salvia miltiorrhiza cultivar Shanhuang (shh) chromosome 6, IMPLAD_Smil_shh, whole genome shotgun sequence genomic window, GTCGGATTGTTAGGGTTTCAGTGGTATGTTTGTTTATCCCAGGTAGGGTTTTTGTATGTAATTGTGAAAGTGATGGTTGAATGTTTGTTTATCCTACGTATTGCTCTTTATGCAACAATACTCCAAATTTTTTATAAGTACAAATAATTTGAATTAAAGCTTGAAGTGTATAAGCATCATTTGTTTCCTATACTTTCTGTAGGTGCACATGTTTCCCAACGCAACCAACCAACTACCTATTTTCGTCGTATTCGGGAGTTGTTAGACTCTCACAATCTGGAGAAATTTAGGCAGTCTTGTTTTGGTAGGTTTTTAAATATAGATGAATGGAAATTTCAAGGTCAACTCTTGTATGTTATGTATGCATCCATCAATGTAGAGTCTTTTAATAGGAGAAGATTATCTTTTAGACTATGTGGGAAGGATATAGAGTTGGGCCCCATGGAATTTGGTGTCATGACCGGGCTGTGTTTTAAGGGTTGGGAGGAGCCCCCACAAACCTCTGAGTTTTTTAAAGTCCATTTCAAGGCAAAAAAGAGAATTTTTTTCCACCACGTTTACGATGCTTTTGAGAGGCACTGCAAAGCAAAGAAAGGGGCAGATGAGGATTCTTTAAAATTTGCTTACCTTGTTGTTGTCTTTGGCATTTTATTGATTCGCCATAGAACGAATAAGAGGGTAGAAGAAAGGCTAATTCACTTGGTGGACGACTTGGAAAAGTTTAACTCTTTTCCGTGGGGGATGCTTGCCTATGAATGTCTTGTAATTGAGGACAAATTCAAATAACGAGCCACTTCTTCTACTCAAATCCTTCAAAACCCTGTTCGTTACTTCACTTCGCGAAGTAGCATGTAATCCGGCAGAAAAACGAGAGTTAGTGAAAACAGAAGCCCATCTCTGACGCAATCTGTACATACTTGCAAACCACCGATGCTCAGCCAATCCATGATCTGCAATCATTTTTGTCCACAAGCTTTCAAATTCTTCCTCGCTCTCGCACCAATTCATGCAATGATGCCAAGCTCTCTTGAACTCACTGTTACCATTCAAGGACCTAAAGTGAGAAGGGGCATTTTGATTGATATGCCATTGACATAGGCGATGAGCCGCGCCTTTGAATTGAGAATCAATAGCATTCATCAAAGCTTGACATTGATCGGAGAATATAACTTCCGGTTGCTTTCCATTCATTGACTCGAGAAAGGTTGAAAACAATCATTCAAATGTCTCCGTTGTCTCGTCAGAAAGGAAAGCCAACCCAAACAAACAATTCTTCAAGTGATGATTAATACCTACAAAATCAACATTATCTTTATCATAGTTTGAGAAAAATAGGTAATGTTAAGCCATAATGTATGTAAGAACAAAGTTCTACATAACCTGTTCTTaaattaagccaaaaaatactccaaaaattATTATTGCCCCCTTAATCAATGTTAAAGGTGTAAATAAGAAAAAAGTCAAATAAAGCTCACAAAATAATTAAGCCTTAGGTCCACAAAAATTTACAGAATGTCTATCATCATGAAATGTTTTGGGCTTCTCATGTAacaacacaatttttttttcgaatgtATGTGAAAAGGCATTATCAATTTTAGCATTAATTAAGGAACTATAACCACTTCATGAAATCAAAGataaaatatttaagggcaTTCTCAATATATTCAAAGTGATGATCCATACCTACAAAGGGAGCACAAATAAGATCATATTTGTTCGTCTTGTAGGTTGTGTCAACGGATAGCACATCACCAAAATACTCGTAATCAAGGCCACTACGAGAATCACGGTAGAATAAATTCATAAGTCGACCATCATCATCCTTTTGCATATTCCAGTAGAAAAAAGGCTCTTTGTTCGACTTGTCAACAAAGTACTGCATCAGAGCCATTGCATCTCCATCCGTCATCTTAGACTTTCTTCTAACATTGTCCATATGATGGTAAGCATCTTTACGAATAAATCCGGCGTTTTCAAGGCCACCAGATTCATTTTCCATGAAACGACAAGCTCGGTTTATTGGTATGCCGGCTGAAGTCAAAGCCTCCAACATAGATTTCTTAGAATGCGAAAGGTGACGACTAGAACGAAGCAAATAGGCTTGATCCTTGGCAAGTAACTCGTGGTTGTGTTCTTTATTAAATGTCGTTACCTTCCACGGCCCTCCCTCAACACGAGCAACCCTCAAAAGGGCTTGACAGTTGGACCGAGttgtttgctttttatatacAGGTAAACGACCATCAATGTGACTACTAGGTGTCGAACCGCGACAACTACATACAAATGTCTTCATACGCAATATTTTTGTCCGCCTAAATTTTTCTTCGTTCCCTCTCCTTACACTGAATCCAGTCATTTTGGCATAGGCACAATATAACAAAAAAGCATCATCGACCCCATCAACTAAACACCCAGGTGATAATTTGTCCTCTAACTCTCTAGATGACAAATTAACATCTTCATTCACCACATCTTCACCGTCGACGAGGAACTCAGATTCCACAGCTTCAAcattctcttcttcttcattcaCAATGTCTTCATTCACATCTACATCTTCTACATTCACATTTTCTTCCGTTTCAAACCCATATGCTGAAAAATCCTCACCACGGACATTATTCATGCCCCAGTCTATTGCATCATCATTGAcaatattattgtaatattcCAATTCATCTATTCCAGCCGGCACATTCAAATCTAACACCATTTTCACTAATCAAAgaaaaaatgacaacaattaaAGAATTATTTTATGACAAAACATTATAAAACAATACTACAGGAATCAAAAGACTCATATTAAATAAACAAGCCATTGAAGAACCCATTTGGCATTTGGGGTATTTGTTCCTCCAAAAAAATAATGTTCGCAGATCCAATCACTCAACCAAAAAACAATAAGAACAACCTTCATACACACCAAATTGACGAACTCAGGGCTCACATTACATATCCACACACAAAACTACAAACCCTAATTGCATTTAATTACCTGCCACATTTCATAAGAGCAACAACTACATGCATACACCATTTCTACAATATAGTATATACGAATAACATATAaagattttcaaaattaaaaagaacaaaTGTCTACCAAAATTTCGCTATTTCAGAATCTCACTTGCTTCTGCTATACCGCCATACCGGAACTTCGCTTCGCCGGTGGGTTAACGCCAGCCACAGCTACGGAAAACATAGATGGAAAATGACGAACAGAGTACCATTACACCTTCCAACCAAAAAAACCTCCGTCGGGGGCGGGAATGACGAACAGAGTATTAGCGACCACCGCTGCTCCGGGAAGATGTCTCCGGCAACGATGCCAAAGCTTCAATCGACGGACTTCTTAGTTTGACGGTGACGGACTTCTTCCCACCAAAAAAATGACCTTGCAAAATAAAAACCTCCGTCGGGGGCGGGAATGACGAACAGAGTATTAGCGACAACCGCTGCTCCGGGAAGATGTCTCCGGCAACGATGCCAAAGCTTCAATCGACGGACTTCTTAGTTTGACGGTGACGGACTTCTTCCCACCAAAAAACTGACCTTGCAAAATTTTTTACACGAAATTATGCAAGCTTCGATCTAAAATGGGACCCACTtgtaaaattcaaaaataattgaatGCTATTTCAGAGAATAGAAGCTTCCCTTCGAAGCTTTTACAATAGTGGGGCCGCAGatgtatttaaaattaaaattaaaaaaaaatacagtatAAAGAATGTATTGACCATACCTAGCTGGCAGGTGGGGCCCACTTTTCGAACTTGGGTTGAGTTACAgggttgaaaaaaataaaaggaaatggAAATGGATTGGTCCGCCACGTGTCGCCCATCCAGCACCTAGGTACAGTGCACCTAGGTGCAAGATGGAAAAAACCGTATTTTAGTAGAAAATATCGTCTAAAAGGTAttgtagaaaaaataaaaaaacaaagctACAAAATGGTAGAAGGAAAACAATTGAAACATTAAAATCagcaaaatgaaaaaaatttgaAGGTTACAAACGACTTTCCCAATACCAAAGAATAGGAGGGAAAACCATAAAAgaaaacactctctctctctctcctcggtGCACTCTTTCGAAGAAGAGAGTTGAACTGATTTTGTAGTTTGAGCAAACGATCTAATGGCGAATTCGTCCAGCTCTCTCTAAACGGACTTCTTCTCTGCACACTCTTTCAGAACTGGAAAATCTGGAATGATTTTTTAGTTTGAGCAAACGGTTTTAATGGCGAATTTGTCGAGCCTGGTGCACGAGCTCCGGGAGCGCATCGCGGCATCATCAGCGACTCCTAACAAGCAATACGACGACGTTTTGGTGTCTCGATTTCGCGCCGTCCTCCCCAGTCTCCTCCAAACCTACGTCGTTCCTTCATCGTCTGGTAttattgcatatttatt contains:
- the LOC130990822 gene encoding protein FAR-RED IMPAIRED RESPONSE 1-like, with translation MNGKQPEVIFSDQCQALMNAIDSQFKGAAHRLCQWHINQNAPSHFRSLNGNSEFKRAWHHCMNWCESEEEFESLWTKMIADHGLAEHRWFASMYRLRQRWASVFTNSRFSAGLHATSRSEVTNRVLKDLSRRSGSLFEFVLNYKTFIGKHPPRKRVKLFQVVHQVN
- the LOC130990824 gene encoding protein FAR1-RELATED SEQUENCE 5-like, with amino-acid sequence MVLDLNVPAGIDELEYYNNIVNDDAIDWGMNNVRGEDFSAYGFETEENVNVEDVDVNEDIVNEEEENVEAVESEFLVDGEDVVNEDVNLSSRELEDKLSPGCLVDGVDDAFLLYCAYAKMTGFSVRRGNEEKFRRTKILRMKTFVCSCRGSTPSSHIDGRLPVYKKQTTRSNCQALLRVARVEGGPWKVTTFNKEHNHELLAKDQAYLLRSSRHLSHSKKSMLEALTSAGIPINRACRFMENESGGLENAGFIRKDAYHHMDNVRRKSKMTDGDAMALMQYFVDKSNKEPFFYWNMQKDDDGRLMNLFYRDSRSGLDYEYFGDVLSVDTTYKTNKYDLICAPFVGINHHLKNCLFGLAFLSDETTETFE